The proteins below come from a single Pedobacter aquae genomic window:
- a CDS encoding alpha/beta hydrolase codes for MMLIGFAQLAKAQNRVIELYPNGVPGAKTATDYVEQTVVGTDGKTRVSKVTKPTLEVFTPAKGKETGQAVVICPGGGYAILAIKHEGYDVAKRFAEAGITAFVLKYRLPSDIIMEDKSIGPLQDAQQAIKYVRENAAQYKIDPAKVGIMGFSAGGHLASTASTHFDKAFIKNENNSNLRPDFSILIYPVISFGEFRHNGSRTNLLGAQPTDEQITLYSNELQVNANTPPAFLVHAMDDKTVPVENSIQYSLNLKKFKVKSEVHLYQAGGHGFGLNNSTTQEDWFKTLLNWMK; via the coding sequence ATGATGCTTATCGGCTTTGCCCAATTAGCTAAGGCCCAAAACAGGGTGATAGAATTATATCCAAATGGTGTACCTGGCGCTAAAACAGCTACAGATTATGTAGAACAAACAGTAGTTGGTACTGATGGTAAAACTAGAGTTAGCAAAGTTACAAAGCCAACTTTAGAAGTTTTTACTCCTGCAAAAGGAAAAGAAACAGGCCAGGCTGTAGTAATTTGCCCTGGTGGTGGTTATGCTATTTTAGCCATTAAACATGAGGGCTATGATGTTGCCAAAAGATTTGCAGAAGCAGGTATTACAGCTTTTGTTTTAAAATATCGTCTTCCATCAGACATCATTATGGAAGATAAAAGTATTGGTCCGCTTCAAGATGCACAACAAGCAATAAAGTATGTAAGAGAAAATGCTGCTCAGTATAAAATAGATCCTGCTAAAGTAGGTATTATGGGGTTTTCTGCCGGCGGGCATTTGGCTTCAACTGCATCAACACATTTTGATAAAGCCTTTATCAAAAATGAGAATAATAGCAACCTACGTCCAGATTTTTCTATCCTGATTTACCCAGTAATTTCTTTTGGCGAGTTTAGACATAATGGCTCTAGAACAAATTTATTAGGTGCACAGCCTACTGATGAACAAATTACTTTATATTCTAACGAACTTCAAGTAAATGCCAACACACCACCTGCTTTTCTTGTACACGCTATGGATGATAAAACAGTTCCGGTAGAAAATAGCATCCAGTACAGTTTAAATTTGAAGAAGTTTAAAGTGAAAAGCGAAGTGCATTTGTACCAAGCTGGCGGACATGGTTTCGGGTTAAATAACTCAACAACCCAAGAAGATTGGTTTAAAACTTTATTAAATTGGATGAAATAA
- a CDS encoding transglutaminase-like domain-containing protein, whose protein sequence is MIDEKEIASLIKLLDDPDPEIFSHIEDRILSYGGEAIGFLESAWEQSLDTILQERIENLVHKIQYQNVREDLALWYQSGAFDLLRGALIINRYQYPDLNEQKIINQIEAIKRDIWLQMMYEASPVEKVKLINHIFYNIYGFSGNTSNHKDPQNSYISQVLESKKGNQISLAIIYAVIAQKLDIPIYGVNLPQHFILAYEDEQEKQNEENGILFYINVFNKGYIFGKRDIDMFLKQLQIQPEKYFYEPCSHTEIIKRVIRNLISAYEELGSTEKVKELIGLLEVLE, encoded by the coding sequence ATGATTGATGAAAAAGAAATAGCTTCTTTAATTAAATTACTGGATGATCCTGATCCGGAGATTTTCTCGCACATAGAGGATAGGATTTTATCTTATGGTGGTGAAGCTATAGGCTTTTTAGAAAGTGCTTGGGAGCAATCTTTAGATACCATTTTACAAGAACGTATAGAAAACTTGGTGCATAAAATTCAGTATCAAAATGTACGTGAAGATTTAGCTTTGTGGTACCAAAGTGGTGCTTTTGATTTGCTTCGCGGGGCTTTAATCATCAACAGGTATCAATACCCTGATTTAAACGAGCAGAAAATTATTAACCAGATTGAGGCTATTAAAAGAGATATTTGGCTACAAATGATGTACGAGGCTAGCCCAGTTGAAAAGGTAAAACTCATTAACCATATCTTTTATAATATCTACGGCTTTTCTGGCAATACCAGCAATCATAAAGACCCTCAAAACTCCTACATCAGTCAGGTTTTAGAAAGTAAAAAGGGTAATCAAATAAGTTTGGCTATTATTTATGCCGTTATAGCTCAGAAACTGGATATCCCTATTTATGGTGTAAACCTTCCTCAGCATTTTATTTTGGCTTATGAGGATGAGCAGGAGAAACAAAATGAAGAAAATGGCATCCTATTTTATATCAATGTTTTTAACAAAGGTTACATCTTTGGTAAAAGAGATATTGATATGTTTTTAAAACAATTACAAATTCAGCCAGAGAAATATTTTTACGAACCTTGTTCGCATACAGAAATTATTAAAAGAGTGATTAGGAACCTTATTAGCGCCTATGAAGAATTAGGTAGCACAGAGAAAGTTAAAGAATTGATTGGCTTGCTAGAGGTATTAGAATAA
- a CDS encoding O-methyltransferase, protein MFNISFALDYIAHRINAKTRHGVHSPFVYKLIDEVIYDFKDKPEYKSIEELRKNLLQDHRNVTVTDLGAGSHLNNQKVKAVKELAKNALKAPRLAKLLFRLVQYTKPKTLIELGTCLGVTTAYLAKADENLQVITMEGCPQTAAIAQENFDKLGLKRIKLEVGNFDERLPVLLQSQQQLDFVFVDGNHRKDATLNYFNWCLPKVHENSLLIFDDIYWSQGMKEAWTEIKAHPQVSVTVDLFWIGLVFFKKGIAKEDFKIKF, encoded by the coding sequence ATGTTTAATATATCATTCGCCTTAGATTACATCGCTCACAGAATCAATGCCAAAACACGTCATGGTGTACATTCACCATTTGTTTACAAGCTTATAGATGAAGTAATTTACGATTTCAAAGATAAACCCGAATACAAAAGTATCGAAGAATTACGTAAAAATTTACTTCAAGACCACCGAAATGTAACCGTTACAGATTTAGGGGCTGGGTCACATCTTAATAATCAGAAAGTTAAAGCCGTTAAAGAGCTGGCAAAAAATGCGCTTAAAGCACCGCGTTTAGCAAAATTATTATTCCGTTTAGTACAATATACCAAACCTAAAACCTTAATAGAGCTTGGAACATGTTTAGGTGTAACAACAGCTTATTTAGCTAAAGCCGATGAAAATTTACAAGTGATTACTATGGAGGGCTGCCCGCAGACGGCTGCTATAGCACAAGAAAATTTTGATAAATTAGGTTTAAAGCGTATAAAATTAGAAGTAGGTAATTTTGATGAACGCCTGCCAGTTTTACTACAAAGCCAACAACAGCTAGATTTCGTTTTTGTGGATGGAAACCATCGTAAAGATGCTACTTTGAACTATTTCAATTGGTGTTTGCCAAAAGTACACGAAAATAGCTTGCTTATTTTTGATGATATTTACTGGAGCCAAGGCATGAAAGAAGCTTGGACAGAAATTAAAGCACACCCTCAAGTAAGTGTAACGGTTGATTTATTTTGGATAGGCTTAGTTTTCTTTAAAAAAGGGATCGCCAAAGAAGATTTTAAAATTAAGTTTTAG
- a CDS encoding BamA/TamA family outer membrane protein, with amino-acid sequence MKKILLLFLLGLSLNGFSQKKLIDKFFSPDTNRHNSFLPVPVIAYTQEAGFEFGGAGLYSFYLDKTDSLIRPSQLYGLAYTSTKGQSQVSIRSDLWSRGNKWHHLYDARFYNLPFNFYGVGDATLRSNEDKLIQRRFRLNAEVERQLAKSYYPGLGVEFESQSFRDVELGGFYNNTPFFDKDGGNFILFKITQLIDTRNTNIYTTKGFFTRLRYGYAPDFFKQQQFEGTLFTLDSRYFYTPHKKFTIAAQGFMEAVSSKREIPFYMLRQMGNDQIMRGYYMGRYRDENYAAIQAEIRFRPVDRFGLVAFGGTGTVYAKNNFSVNRLKPNYGIGGRFFFDLDKSLALRVDYGFGEKPLGEKRNSGLYISLGESF; translated from the coding sequence ATGAAAAAGATTCTACTTTTATTTTTGCTTGGCTTGTCTTTAAACGGCTTCTCGCAAAAAAAACTTATAGATAAATTCTTCTCGCCAGATACCAATAGACACAATAGCTTTTTACCTGTTCCGGTAATAGCATACACCCAAGAAGCAGGTTTTGAGTTTGGTGGCGCTGGTTTATATTCTTTTTATCTGGATAAAACGGATAGTTTAATTAGACCTTCTCAACTATACGGATTGGCCTATACCAGTACCAAAGGCCAGTCGCAGGTTTCTATAAGGTCTGATTTATGGTCGAGAGGAAACAAATGGCACCATTTATACGATGCCAGATTTTATAATTTGCCCTTCAATTTTTACGGAGTTGGAGATGCTACCTTAAGAAGTAACGAAGATAAACTGATACAAAGACGTTTTAGGCTTAACGCCGAAGTAGAAAGACAATTAGCTAAATCTTATTATCCGGGTTTGGGTGTAGAGTTTGAATCGCAAAGCTTTAGAGATGTAGAACTAGGCGGATTTTACAACAACACACCTTTCTTTGATAAGGATGGAGGAAACTTCATTTTATTTAAAATAACACAATTAATAGATACCAGAAATACCAACATTTACACAACTAAAGGTTTTTTTACAAGATTGCGTTATGGCTATGCTCCTGATTTTTTTAAGCAGCAACAATTTGAAGGAACTTTATTCACTTTAGATTCTCGCTATTTTTATACACCGCATAAGAAATTCACCATAGCAGCACAAGGTTTTATGGAAGCGGTGAGTAGTAAAAGAGAAATTCCGTTTTATATGCTGAGGCAAATGGGTAACGACCAAATTATGAGAGGTTATTACATGGGCAGGTATAGGGATGAAAATTATGCTGCCATACAAGCAGAAATTAGATTTAGACCCGTAGACCGTTTTGGATTGGTTGCATTTGGAGGTACCGGAACTGTTTATGCGAAAAACAACTTTTCTGTTAATAGGTTAAAACCTAATTATGGTATTGGTGGCAGGTTTTTCTTTGATTTAGATAAAAGTTTAGCCCTAAGAGTAGATTATGGCTTTGGCGAAAAACCTTTAGGCGAAAAGAGGAATTCTGGCTTGTATATTTCTTTAGGAGAGTCTTTTTAA
- a CDS encoding tetratricopeptide repeat protein has product MFKKVFLFTVFFALLTTQLKANFDFNNNCIKAYQAIFDLRIQDAQAHLRIEKQQHPQNGIIILLENYIDFFSLLVSENQADYNRLKNLKSTRLSLLEDQDSKSPYYLFAQAEINLQWGMLKSRFQDYLSSGLDIKKADNLLKENEKKFPTFLPNQKSIGLVNVIMGSIPANIKGVLQSFGFRGNVEQGIKKLDHLTTSLTQTPYNFYKEEVVFLLCYIETDLIQSKNSYQKILNLTSSFGDDSLLKTYLQGYIAYRNAHNDDAIKFLQRRPTKTGQYLNFPKLNYLLGNAKLNRNDSDAYVYLAKYINEYRGINYVKDAYLKLAYYYYLKNDIAKYQTFVKMVKMKGNVYDEKDKQALKEANDHAPDVSLLRARLSFDGGYYTKALAYLKDKNQADFKLQKDQIEYFYRLGRIYDALNKTQEALVNYQKTIYAGKQSAYYFAANAALQMALTFEEKGDKSRAVNFYHQAINMKNHEYENSIENKAKEGLKRLGAD; this is encoded by the coding sequence ATGTTTAAGAAAGTATTTTTATTTACTGTTTTTTTTGCCCTTTTAACAACGCAACTTAAAGCAAATTTTGATTTTAATAACAATTGTATCAAAGCTTATCAGGCTATTTTTGATTTAAGAATTCAAGATGCACAAGCGCATTTAAGAATAGAAAAACAACAACATCCGCAAAACGGAATCATCATTTTATTAGAGAATTATATAGATTTCTTTAGCCTTTTAGTCTCTGAAAATCAAGCTGATTATAACCGATTAAAGAATTTAAAAAGTACTAGGCTTAGTCTTTTAGAAGATCAAGATTCTAAATCTCCATATTATCTTTTTGCACAGGCAGAAATCAATCTACAATGGGGTATGCTCAAAAGCAGATTTCAAGATTATCTTTCTTCTGGCTTGGATATTAAAAAAGCTGATAACTTATTAAAAGAGAACGAGAAAAAATTCCCTACTTTTTTACCAAATCAAAAAAGTATAGGTTTGGTAAACGTCATCATGGGTTCTATACCTGCCAATATAAAAGGCGTTTTGCAATCTTTCGGTTTTAGAGGTAATGTAGAACAAGGCATAAAAAAGCTTGATCATCTTACCACATCTTTAACGCAAACACCCTATAACTTTTACAAAGAAGAAGTTGTTTTTTTACTGTGTTACATAGAAACAGACCTTATACAAAGTAAAAATAGCTATCAAAAAATTCTAAATCTTACGTCTTCATTTGGTGATGATAGTTTATTGAAAACCTATTTGCAAGGTTATATAGCTTACAGAAATGCACATAATGATGATGCTATTAAGTTTTTGCAGAGAAGGCCTACTAAAACTGGGCAATACCTAAACTTCCCTAAACTAAATTACCTGTTGGGTAATGCCAAATTAAACAGAAATGATTCTGATGCTTACGTTTATCTGGCTAAATACATAAACGAGTACCGGGGGATTAATTATGTGAAGGATGCTTATTTAAAGCTTGCTTATTACTATTATCTGAAAAATGATATCGCTAAATATCAAACCTTTGTTAAAATGGTTAAAATGAAAGGTAATGTTTACGATGAGAAAGATAAACAGGCTTTAAAAGAAGCCAATGACCACGCTCCTGATGTTTCTTTATTAAGAGCTCGTTTAAGTTTTGACGGAGGTTATTATACCAAAGCATTAGCCTATTTAAAAGATAAAAACCAAGCCGATTTTAAATTGCAAAAAGACCAAATAGAGTATTTTTATCGCTTAGGAAGAATTTATGATGCCTTAAATAAAACGCAAGAAGCTTTGGTAAATTACCAAAAAACCATTTATGCTGGTAAACAAAGTGCTTACTATTTTGCTGCAAATGCTGCGCTTCAAATGGCTTTAACTTTCGAAGAAAAAGGAGATAAAAGCAGAGCTGTTAATTTCTACCATCAAGCTATTAACATGAAAAATCATGAATACGAGAATAGTATAGAGAACAAGGCTAAAGAAGGTTTAAAAAGGCTTGGTGCCGATTAA
- a CDS encoding 1-acyl-sn-glycerol-3-phosphate acyltransferase: protein MIIKAKPLPRPIFMAAARLLMWFMKKRFNKMIIHDVALQNNSSYLLMCNHLGFWDGFWACYLSYYAINPKQRLHGFYFMILKKQLQKNLWMRFFGGFSIVPHSKTYIESMEYAAEILSKPGNLLMMYPQGNIESQYVRHIALKDGICKLLPMVKGKCQLLWSSNLTEYFESLKPSVYFHMLDCGSPQDFHFEELQKKINQHHQQAIKKHFRFTEEKHP, encoded by the coding sequence ATGATAATTAAAGCTAAGCCATTACCACGTCCTATTTTTATGGCAGCGGCTCGTTTGTTGATGTGGTTTATGAAAAAGCGTTTTAACAAAATGATTATTCATGATGTAGCGCTTCAAAACAATTCTTCCTATTTGTTGATGTGTAACCATCTTGGTTTTTGGGATGGTTTTTGGGCTTGTTATTTAAGTTATTATGCTATTAATCCTAAACAAAGGCTCCATGGCTTTTATTTTATGATTTTAAAAAAGCAATTACAAAAAAACCTTTGGATGAGATTTTTTGGTGGTTTTTCTATTGTTCCACATTCTAAAACCTATATAGAGAGTATGGAATATGCTGCAGAAATACTCAGTAAACCCGGTAATTTATTGATGATGTATCCGCAAGGAAATATAGAATCTCAGTATGTGAGGCATATAGCTTTGAAAGACGGAATTTGCAAGCTCTTGCCTATGGTAAAAGGAAAATGCCAATTGTTATGGAGTAGTAATTTAACCGAGTATTTTGAGAGCTTAAAACCATCTGTTTATTTCCATATGCTAGATTGTGGTAGCCCCCAAGACTTTCATTTTGAAGAACTACAGAAGAAAATAAACCAACACCATCAACAAGCTATAAAAAAGCATTTTAGGTTTACAGAAGAAAAGCATCCTTAA
- a CDS encoding alpha/beta fold hydrolase, whose amino-acid sequence MTNHYYQHPIALLHYYKFGKGPKAMLCFHGYGMHGKQFKLLEEQLGSDYTFYGFDLFFHKETKLKQQDLASIKQGITKVQLAKLFTDFCDEQQIHKFSILSYSMGSHYAATIVEEAPERILEFIAAAPSSFKPGWLVIFLSRKKLGNKLLEKLALSDKGMHQLLKFIKSLKVIDQKIYEILYQEIATYELRFSFYACLTYLKHLKMNHDKLVQNLNQHQIKSIFIFGARDKNYSVKIAEATLKRIHLAKQEILDANHELVNAEFPHHLKKLLHDN is encoded by the coding sequence ATGACCAATCATTATTATCAACATCCAATAGCCTTACTTCATTACTATAAGTTTGGCAAGGGACCAAAAGCAATGCTTTGTTTCCATGGCTATGGTATGCATGGTAAGCAGTTTAAACTTTTAGAAGAGCAGCTAGGGTCTGATTATACCTTTTATGGTTTTGATTTATTTTTTCATAAAGAAACCAAACTCAAGCAGCAAGATTTAGCTAGCATTAAACAAGGTATAACCAAAGTACAATTAGCTAAACTTTTTACTGATTTTTGCGATGAGCAGCAAATCCATAAATTTTCAATTTTATCTTATTCTATGGGTTCGCATTATGCTGCAACAATTGTAGAAGAGGCTCCTGAAAGGATTTTAGAGTTTATTGCTGCCGCACCATCAAGTTTTAAACCGGGTTGGTTGGTGATTTTTTTAAGCCGTAAAAAACTAGGCAATAAATTACTAGAAAAATTAGCTTTAAGCGATAAGGGTATGCATCAACTTTTAAAGTTTATAAAATCCTTAAAGGTGATAGACCAAAAGATATATGAAATTTTATATCAAGAAATAGCTACTTACGAGCTTAGATTTTCTTTTTATGCTTGTTTAACTTATTTAAAGCATTTAAAGATGAATCATGATAAATTGGTGCAAAACCTTAATCAACATCAAATAAAAAGTATCTTTATTTTTGGTGCTAGAGACAAAAACTATTCGGTTAAAATTGCAGAAGCAACTCTAAAGAGAATACATTTAGCTAAACAGGAAATTTTAGATGCTAACCACGAATTGGTTAATGCTGAATTTCCTCATCATTTAAAGAAATTATTGCATGATAATTAA
- a CDS encoding holo-ACP synthase — MKHNLEETLDELIPKKNFSLGNDLVFLPDFKLSFNPLFKQKVYTQAEIDYCELFEDNMLRYASTWAAKEAVYKAVKQVNSKPLPFKRIEILREKISGKPQVILPNDYKNLLISLTISHDGDYVWAAALMKI, encoded by the coding sequence ATGAAGCATAATTTGGAAGAAACCCTAGATGAACTCATTCCAAAAAAGAATTTCTCTTTGGGTAATGATTTAGTTTTCCTTCCAGATTTTAAACTTTCTTTTAACCCTTTATTTAAACAAAAAGTTTATACCCAAGCAGAAATTGATTATTGTGAGCTTTTTGAGGATAATATGCTCAGGTACGCCTCTACATGGGCAGCAAAAGAAGCAGTTTATAAAGCAGTAAAGCAAGTAAACTCAAAGCCATTACCTTTTAAAAGAATAGAGATTTTAAGAGAAAAAATATCGGGGAAACCCCAGGTGATACTACCAAATGATTATAAAAACTTACTCATTAGCCTTACCATTAGCCACGATGGTGACTATGTTTGGGCAGCCGCTTTGATGAAGATATAA
- a CDS encoding enoyl-ACP reductase FabI — MINNQNKIAVVFGVRNESSIAFQVVLKLHASGCRVAISYTAETKEEVLTLLDAHQIDGIHHQVDVRNELEIKSFLNQVYEQWGAIDYILHGVAYGNQLVMCNSFPGSAEPASRYMDIPFEDLVDSFNISAYSLLRICRVAEPLLAKQASILTLTYNASQRVFPNYAGMAINKAALENIMQYLAHHFRSAEVRVNAVSAGLVMTTSAGGVNGVRKLRKIGKITAPLGNVSAADVADTALYYFSDLSKKVTGNIHFTDGGFNIMGVAIDEA, encoded by the coding sequence ATGATAAATAATCAAAATAAAATAGCAGTAGTTTTTGGCGTAAGAAATGAAAGTTCTATTGCTTTTCAGGTTGTATTAAAACTTCATGCATCGGGCTGTAGAGTAGCTATAAGCTATACAGCAGAAACCAAAGAAGAGGTATTAACATTGTTAGACGCCCATCAAATTGATGGAATTCACCATCAGGTTGATGTTAGAAACGAGCTGGAAATCAAAAGCTTTCTTAACCAAGTTTATGAACAATGGGGCGCAATAGATTATATTTTACATGGGGTGGCTTATGGCAATCAGCTGGTGATGTGTAACAGTTTCCCTGGTTCAGCAGAACCTGCTAGCCGATATATGGATATTCCTTTTGAGGATTTAGTAGATTCATTTAACATTAGCGCCTATTCTTTATTGAGAATTTGTAGGGTTGCAGAGCCTCTTTTGGCTAAACAAGCATCTATTTTAACTTTAACCTATAATGCATCGCAGAGGGTTTTCCCTAATTATGCTGGAATGGCTATTAATAAAGCTGCTTTAGAAAATATCATGCAATATTTAGCTCATCATTTTAGAAGTGCAGAAGTTAGGGTTAATGCAGTATCAGCAGGCTTAGTCATGACAACATCTGCTGGTGGTGTAAATGGTGTAAGAAAACTTCGTAAAATTGGTAAAATTACTGCTCCGCTAGGTAATGTAAGCGCCGCAGATGTAGCAGATACAGCTTTATACTATTTTTCTGATTTATCGAAAAAAGTTACAGGTAATATCCATTTTACAGATGGGGGCTTTAATATCATGGGGGTAGCCATAGATGAAGCATAA
- a CDS encoding beta-ketoacyl-[acyl-carrier-protein] synthase family protein, producing MSIKGRKVAVVGMGGVFPTCNNLDEFEQKLFSNQSLIRYWDKAVAHGKNVRSHVAGYITETEAHLQPVYSTLLQEYPETYIDLLNRIPDNNLATADIGSIWAMLSTADAIKMAGWTNAEVESEQTGVVVGSGSCGNEIQRIAWHSFFVLGKKTRFVGGHNVDRGMVYREAANVSCFIKNKGICEAIGSACATGLGNIGYAYRMISFGLQDRIVAGGAEGTALESFLGFDGMQVLSRGFEPHESSRPFDKDRNGFVCSFGAGIVCLEAYDLAKARGANILGVIDAYFNNSDGDGDMFAPSFNGQRRLWQGLLKDIPYKPDVVKVHGTSTPTGDAIELLSVVDSLGDQGYHIAAPKSQFGHMLGAAGAVEFIAAILMLKRQEVLPCLNAVNLNPEQETFQATSNWEGSKEPLAYYRDLLQQQSFTKEINSITCLNYGFGGTNSAMLISRDDK from the coding sequence ATGAGTATTAAGGGCAGAAAAGTAGCTGTAGTTGGTATGGGTGGGGTTTTCCCTACCTGTAATAATTTAGATGAATTTGAGCAAAAACTCTTTAGCAACCAATCTCTTATCCGATATTGGGATAAAGCTGTAGCTCATGGAAAAAATGTACGCTCGCATGTTGCAGGTTACATTACTGAAACAGAAGCTCACTTGCAACCCGTATATTCTACCTTACTTCAAGAATATCCAGAAACCTACATAGACTTACTCAATCGTATACCTGACAATAATTTAGCTACAGCTGATATTGGAAGTATTTGGGCTATGCTAAGCACTGCTGATGCTATAAAAATGGCTGGCTGGACAAATGCAGAAGTAGAATCTGAACAAACTGGTGTGGTTGTAGGTTCTGGCAGCTGCGGTAATGAAATACAGCGTATAGCTTGGCATAGTTTCTTTGTATTAGGCAAGAAAACTCGCTTTGTGGGTGGCCATAATGTAGATAGAGGTATGGTTTACAGAGAAGCTGCCAATGTCTCATGCTTTATCAAAAATAAAGGTATTTGTGAGGCTATCGGATCGGCTTGTGCTACAGGCCTAGGTAACATTGGCTACGCCTATCGCATGATAAGTTTTGGTTTACAAGACCGCATTGTTGCCGGAGGTGCCGAAGGAACAGCTTTAGAGAGCTTTTTAGGCTTTGATGGCATGCAGGTTTTAAGTAGAGGGTTTGAGCCTCATGAAAGCTCGAGGCCATTTGATAAAGATAGAAACGGCTTTGTTTGCTCTTTTGGCGCTGGCATAGTATGTTTAGAAGCTTATGATTTAGCTAAAGCCCGTGGCGCAAATATTTTAGGCGTTATTGATGCTTATTTTAATAATTCTGATGGGGATGGAGATATGTTTGCACCATCTTTTAACGGACAACGCCGCTTATGGCAAGGCCTTTTAAAAGATATCCCTTATAAACCAGATGTGGTTAAGGTACATGGTACTTCTACCCCTACTGGGGATGCTATTGAATTACTAAGTGTTGTTGATAGCTTAGGAGATCAAGGATACCATATTGCAGCGCCAAAATCGCAGTTTGGCCATATGTTGGGCGCTGCTGGTGCTGTAGAATTTATTGCAGCTATATTAATGCTAAAAAGACAAGAGGTTTTACCTTGTTTAAATGCCGTAAACTTAAACCCAGAGCAAGAAACTTTTCAAGCCACATCAAATTGGGAAGGCTCTAAAGAACCCCTAGCCTATTACCGGGATTTATTACAACAACAAAGCTTTACAAAAGAAATAAATAGTATTACCTGTTTAAATTATGGTTTTGGCGGTACCAATAGCGCTATGTTAATCTCTAGAGATGATAAATAA
- a CDS encoding acyl carrier protein, with amino-acid sequence MERQEIIDGIVEILRTVRTIDQEKLNHVTEETDFIADLKTPSTEMINIAAKAEQKFDVEFEDEDIDDLGSKVKDIVDLIIKSKG; translated from the coding sequence ATGGAAAGACAAGAAATAATTGATGGAATAGTAGAGATTTTAAGAACTGTAAGAACTATAGATCAAGAAAAATTAAATCATGTAACAGAAGAGACAGACTTTATTGCTGATTTAAAAACGCCTTCTACCGAGATGATTAATATTGCAGCTAAAGCAGAACAAAAATTTGATGTAGAATTTGAAGACGAAGATATTGATGATTTAGGTTCTAAGGTTAAAGATATTGTAGATTTGATTATCAAATCCAAAGGTTAA
- a CDS encoding SDR family NAD(P)-dependent oxidoreductase produces the protein MNKQKVLITGASRGLGLAIAQALNKDYCLILHASKANHIQHLKEGNYIIEADFSKPEEVTAFCKTLKAEHGDDLYAVINNAGITLDKPLLYQPEKDIDKLIQVNLKAPIQIAKTALKIFGIQQKGVIINMSSCVAETGNAFQAVYTATKAGLIAFSKSLAKEVGVIYEKHEIRILSISPGFIETDMTAAIPQTEQDKYLSHIPLRRFGKAEDIAETVAFLLSAKAAYINGSNININGGIF, from the coding sequence GTGAATAAACAAAAAGTTTTAATTACAGGAGCAAGCAGGGGTTTAGGTTTAGCCATAGCTCAAGCATTAAATAAAGACTACTGTCTTATTTTACACGCTTCTAAAGCAAATCACATACAACACTTAAAAGAAGGTAATTACATTATTGAGGCTGATTTTTCTAAACCCGAAGAAGTAACTGCTTTTTGTAAAACCTTAAAAGCAGAACATGGAGATGACCTGTATGCAGTCATCAATAATGCTGGGATTACTTTAGATAAGCCTTTACTTTATCAGCCAGAAAAAGACATAGATAAACTGATACAAGTAAACCTAAAAGCGCCTATACAAATTGCCAAAACAGCTTTAAAAATATTTGGTATACAGCAAAAAGGCGTTATCATTAACATGAGTTCTTGCGTTGCCGAAACTGGAAATGCGTTTCAAGCCGTGTATACGGCTACTAAAGCAGGACTTATTGCTTTTTCAAAATCATTAGCCAAAGAAGTAGGCGTTATTTATGAAAAACATGAAATTAGGATTTTAAGCATCTCTCCTGGATTTATTGAAACAGATATGACAGCTGCTATCCCACAGACAGAGCAAGACAAATATTTAAGTCATATCCCACTTAGAAGATTTGGAAAAGCAGAAGATATTGCAGAAACTGTAGCTTTTCTTTTATCCGCGAAAGCGGCTTATATAAACGGTAGTAATATCAATATCAACGGAGGTATTTTTTAG